The following proteins are encoded in a genomic region of Chelmon rostratus isolate fCheRos1 chromosome 3, fCheRos1.pri, whole genome shotgun sequence:
- the ccdc40 gene encoding coiled-coil domain-containing protein 40 yields the protein MQSAGGEGGGEEGREESSCQEERDGKLQDGGDRAADDYGATVPPVQETGPGPDHLTHYIHSDHSSTDEYSPAATNSAQENVAQVPLIPHLLNLNTLEAHMEDQEPLPEEEEEEFIILNSDHTLVRRQQAALNIQLSKQLERISLALKEKLALEKQDDNHRMETSAVIFKIQEQLARLKTKMEDRHHTKAQAEAKHRQTQDQLEAIKSQHSSITSQESKAKANVSQLQTEIDNLMLQLVLTQGASDDLRSNVKAMKNVRRKAEAEKNQAEEQKLQQDLYVKRLTKTMERLTQQIAMYEAQSSAQAEETQAAKEALSEAEMEMESLVMARQQLLQQWSSSLVGMGRQDEAFSAMQEAMRALHHQVILLDREIEGYKKSTTEEQEKNETLTMQLNWSQLDCSTSKKLISQKQTQQEALQAHYTTCLRTLRETERTLDRLSKETSTYQAEVTDQRRQLEKQSAVRLELEDKIMIHMQQKLTHNKAAKYSQRLTSKMTTLKKEKISQLWQLESDVAAVGQESSKVSQHLESLTLTQEALEEEIAKSNKLLTSDHAKIASFVTLIGQKQTTIATYKKKIYQIVARTGHEDLSPLQIKVQALMAQIEELAANIKSDQQLWMKRQGTLVGLTQEIEANSKDMLKLQTEYTVMQQKKIRLESQIEVEHREETELEKNVKMLRGDLLKLNTLLSKNGQLSLALEQENALMETDFLHRLKEAEWESIEMQMKHEKIQEEKERLLNSLVEAERQIMLWEKKTQLLKETRSTVDSEMGQGDIQMMKAEIHRMEVRLNQLMKQQERLLRESEATVARRETIILRREAMVHFSHRQTTKGELSRVIQGLQRKIQDIHKHVVECEQVVRELQTSQVSLSGRLAQQKQQLIELCGTSYALDPDFINLQDTKDRNLAHLVALQSRTKKLQGVCEGSYQALSTSESVGAALQNHMERVHAASTILHRVCEELPQHQGALRRLSLALAARTQTLEQETS from the exons ATGCAGAGCGCTGGAGGTGAGGGGGGCGGGGAGGAGGGACGGGAGGAAAGTTCCTgccaagaggagagagacggcaAGCTGCAGGATGGAGGTGACAGAGCCGCAGATGACTATGGAGCGACTGTCCCACCCGTTCAAGAG acaggaCCAGGGCCTGATCACCTGACTCACTACATTCACTCTGACCACAGTAGTACGGATGAATACTCCCCTGCAGCCACAAATTCAG cgCAAGAAAATGTTGCTCAGGTGCCATTGATACCTCACCTCTTAAACCTTAATACATTAGAAGCACACATGGAGGATCAGGAGCCACtgccggaggaggaggaggaggagttcatTATTCTCAACTCTGACCAT ACCCTAGTAAGAAGGCAGCAAGCTGCTCTGAACATCCAGCTCAGCAAGCAGCTGGAGAGGATCAGCCTGGCACTGAAGGAAAAG TTGGCACTGGAGAAGCAAGATGACAACCACAGAATGGAGACAAGTGCTGTgattttcaagattcaagagcAGTTGGCCAGACTCAAGACCAAGATGGAGGACCGTCATCATACCAAGGCACAGGCTGAAGCCAAACATAGGCAGACACAGGATCAGCTGGAGGCAATAAAGAGCCAGCATTCCAGTATTACCAGTCAGGAAAGCAAAGCCAAAGCCAATG TGTCCCAGCTACAGACAGAGATAGACAACTTGATGCTGCAACTCGTCTTGACACAAGGTGCTAGTGATGATCTGCGCTCAAATGTCAAAGCCATGAAAAATGTCAGACGCAAAGCAGAAGCTGAGAAGAACCAGGCTGAAGAGCAGAAATTGCAGCAG GATTTGTATGTAAAGCGTCTAACAAAGACCATGGAGAGGCTGACACAACAGATAGCCATGTATGAGGCCCAGTCCAGTGCTCAAGCAGAGGAGACACAAGCAGCCAAAGAGGCTCTCTCTGAG gctGAGATGGAAATGGAGTCTCTGGTAATGGCACgtcaacagctgctgcagcagtggagcaGCAGTCTGGTAGGCATGGGAAGACAAGATGAGGCCTTCAGTGCAATGCAGGAGGCCATGCG TGCTCTCCATCACCAGGTGATCTTGCTGGACAGAGAGATTGAAGGCTACAAGAAATCCACCACtgaagagcaggagaaaaaTGAGACGCTAACTATGCAGCTAAACTGGTCCCAGTTGGATTGCAGCACCTCCAAAAAGCTGATCAGTCAGAAGCAGACCCAGCAAGAGGCTCTGCAGGCCCACTACACAACCTGCCTCCGCACTCTGAGGGAGACAGAGCGCACCCTCGACAGGCTCTCTAAG GAAACCAGCACCTACCAGGCTGAAGTGACGGATCAGAGGAGGCAGTTGGAGAAACAGAGTGCTGTGCGTCTGGAGTTGGAGGACAAGATCATGATCCACATGCAGCAGAAGCTCACCCACAACAAAGCTGCCAAGTATTCCCAAAGGCTCACCAGTAAGATGACCACACTCAAGAAGGAGAAG ATCTCTCAGTTGTGGCAGCTGGAGAGCGATGTAGCGGCAGTGGGACAGGAGAGCAGCAAGGTCAGCCAACATCTGGAAAGCCTGACCCTCACCCAGGAGGCCCTAGAAGAGGAGATCGCAAAGAGCAACAAGCTATTGACATCTGACCATGCTAAAATTGCTTCCTTTGTTACACTCATCGGGCAGAAGCAGACCACCATCGCCACCTATAAGAAAAAGATCTATCAAATCGTGGCCAGGACTGGG CACGAGGATCTGAGTCCTCTGCAAATCAAGGTGCAGGCATTAATGGCTCAAATTGAGGAGCTGGCAGCGAACATCAAGAGTGACCAGCAGCTCTGGATGAAACGACAGGGGACTCTTGTAGGACTGACCCAGGAGATTGAAGCCAACAGCAAGGACATGCTGAAACTGCAGACAGAGTACACTGTCatgcagcagaagaaaataCGCTTGGAGA GTCAGATTGAAGTCGAGCACCGTGAGGAGACGGAGCTGGAGAAGAATGTGAAAATGCTGAGAGGGGACCTGCTGAAGCTCAACACTCTGCTGAGCAAGAACGGACAACTCAGCCTGGCGCTAGAGCAGGAGAACGCACTGATGGAGACAGACTTCCTTCACAGACTTAAG GAGGCAGAGTGGGAGTCTATCGAGATGCAGATGAAACACGAGAAGATccaggaggaaaaagagaggctCCTCAACAGTCTGGTGGAGGCTGA GCGGCAGATTATGCTATGGGAAAAGAAGACCCAGCTTTTAAAAGAGACTCGTTCAACTGTTGATTCAGAGATGGGCCAGGGAGACATCCAGATGATGAAGGCTGAGATACACCGTATGGAG GTGAGACTCAACCAGCTAATGAAGCAGCAGGAGCGGCTgctgagagagagtgaagcaACAGTGGCAAGGAGGGAGACGATCATCCTGCGCAGGGAGGCCATGGTCCACTTCTCCCACAGACAGACTACAAAGGGCGAGCTGAGCCGCGTCATACAGGGCCTGCAGCGTAAGATCCAGGACATTCACAAG CATGTAGTGGAGTGTGAGCAGGTGGTCAGGGAACTACAAACGAGCCAGGTCAGTCTGAGCGGCAGGCTCgcgcagcagaagcagcagctgatagAACTCTGCGGCACCAGCTACGCCCTTGACCCCGACTTCATAAATCTCCAGGACACCAAGGACAGG AACCTAGCCCACCTTGTGGCTCTACAGAGCCGGACCAAGAAGCTGCAGGGGGTGTGTGAGGGCAGCTACCAAGCCTTGTCCACCAGTGAATCCGTTGGAGCCGCTCTGCAGAACCACATGGAGCGTGTACACGCTGCCAGCACCATCTTGCACCGCGTGTGTGAGGAGCTCCCCCAGCACCAGGGGGCGCTCCGCAGGCTGTCACTAGCACTAGCGGCGCGCACACAGACCCTGGAGCAGGAGACGTCCTGA
- the card14 gene encoding caspase recruitment domain-containing protein 14: MAGECVPEGPDLREMGEEELWELINDNRHRISLGVRPCILIPYLRQARVLTEMDEDEILSCHNLTNRSMRTSYMLDLLRTQGRNGAVALLESLMIHYPTLYTHVTGRKPSTEPSRFSGLIKYSELTEYLVRAVTGMQKELQEARCEAGTMTARCASLESEIRQIMGQEEKSRCLQSENERMRRHLCSLQHEVTKLKDEKCDLYMRYTAAIEEKSAVNMRLHDLNLQVYQLQTELQKAQTENEFQKRRSLRCPPHAETPQLQEEVRSLRCQLVKVEKLDPARQDILAQDLAEAIDSQVELAGQLRCYREDNEKLLTEKQVLLDKKECLSLQVQQLTLDINMHQQKSTVIQNQMRELQAERDQAYLSRDEAQAMIARVLAEKDTLRCQLMELQERVFSLQVKRGPREQRQSCDESEVDWESPRSSCEESPFPTRRRLRRMDAVNPMSLSSCNLECEDAAVNSVRSRNAEPPSPESLRRRGEALYADSSLETTETDSLLDDFVFLPDVGSEDKQTPRLSSSNGSSTDGLSRTSAPPFLMRSRPKAIRVNGRVLSISFQGEALLSQLAVVGGNKTGVFVHKVTEGSAAHTVGISPGAQIVEVKYEQNQKALKMVLEDSTLEEAMWALGQITGLCHLSLRPKQDDYEMLLQQLQSCETASGDSFYVRVNMSLPAGPNGTLAVSCNDILHVTNTRPAGTEDSWHASQVHPCQLLDLQSGTVPNYYRAQRLLIRAIEDMSFQAKKSQKVWRVVAQNKEKAVRIVSTGRQGRNPLWVSVENEKTKSTDSGDTSAAKSCISLMPYTLVTPHYPPICRPVLLLPTILGRILDKKLAGWQGFQLCEPEVLSSSEHAAQLQRSEILEECEQGRSCCYTLRSVEKVMKKGIHCVLPLGLDCVRRLHRAEIFPIIIFIGQTARSARKVRSKLHRLGQSEEQLLACSRSEEPLLDKLPCLYHSVAPDSWCDQASLLTNLRTIIWEEQKKIVWVEPDLW; the protein is encoded by the exons ATGGCAGGGGAGTGCGTTCCCGAGGgtccagacctgagagagatggGCGAGGAGGAACTGTGGGAACTGATTAACGACAACCGCCACCGGATCTCCTTGGGGGTGCGGCCATGCATCTTGATCCCGTACCTGAGGCAGGCCAGGGTGCTCACAGAGATGGATGAGGATGAGATCCTCTCCTGCCACAACCTCACCAACCGCAGCATGAGAACTA GCTATATGCTGGATCTGCTGAGGACCCAGGGAAGGAATGGTGCCGTGGCCCTGCTGGAGAGCCTGATGATCCACTACCCAACCCTGTACACCCATGTCACTGGCCGCAAACCCAGTACTGAGCCTTCAAGATTCAGTG GCCTGATAAAGTACTCAGAGTTGACAGAGTATCTGGTCAGAGCAGTAACAGGAATGCAGAAGGAGCTCCAGGAGGCGCGTTGCGAGGCAGGCACAATGACTGCACGTTGTGCCTCCCTGGAGTCAGAGATTAGGCAGATAATGGGCCAAGAGGAGAAGTCCCGATGCCTTCAGTCTGAAAATGAACGCATGCGGAGACACTTGTGTTCTTTGCAACATGAAGTGACCAAGCTGAAGGACGAGAAGTGTGACTTGTATATGCGCTACACAGCAGCCATCGAGGAAAAATCAGCTGTGAACATGCGCCTCCATGACCTCAACCTGCAG GTgtatcagctgcagactgagctgCAGAAGGCACAAACAGAGAACGAGTTCCAGAAGCGACGCTCACTCAGGTGTCCCCCTCATGCTGAGACTCCACAACTGCAAGAGGAAGTCAGGAGTCTGCGCTGccagctggtgaaggtggaaAAACTGGACCCA GCTCGTCAGGACATCCTGGCCCAGGATCTGGCGGAGGCCATAGACAGCCAGGTGGAGCTTGCAGGACAACTCAGGTGTTACCGCGAGGATAATGAAAAGCTGCTCACTGAGAAGCAAGTG CTCTTAGATAAAAAAGAATGCCTGAGCCTTCAGGTGCAGCAGCTGACCCTGGACATTAACATGCACCAGCAGAAGAGCACTGTGATCCAGAACCAGATGAGAGAGCTTCAGGCAGAGAGAGACCAA GCGTACCTGTCCAGAGATGAGGCCCAGGCCATGATTGCCCGCGTCCTGGCTGAGAAGGACACCCTGAGGTGTCAGCTGATGGAACTCCAAGAGCGGGTCTTCAGCCTTCAGGTCAAACGTGGCCCCAGGGAACAACGGCAGAGTTGTGAT GAGAGTGAGGTGGACTGGGAGAGCCCGAGATCAAGCTGTGAAGAATCCCCATTCCCAACTCGCCGTAGACTTCGCCGCATGGACGCAGTCAATCCCATGTCACTCAGTTCCTGCAATTTAGAG tgtgaAGATGCTGCAGTAAATAGCGTCCGATCCCGAAACGCAGAGCCCCCCAGTCCAGAATCTCTCCGCAGAAGAGGGGAGGCTCTATatgcagacagcag CTTGGAAACAACAGAGACTGATTCCCTATTGGATGACTTTGTGTTTCTCCCCGACG TGGGGAGTGAAGACAAGCAGACACCCAGGCTTTCCTCTTCTAATGGCTCCAGCACTGATGG CCTGTCAAGAACCTCAGCCCCTCCCTTCCTGATGCGTTCTCGTCCGAAAGCAATTCGCGTCAACGGCCGCGTGCTCAGCATCTCCTTCCAGGGGGAGGCACTGCTCAGCCAGCTGGCAGTGGTAGGAGGCAATAAGACTGGAGTGTTTGTGCACAAGGTGACAGAAGGGAGTGCTGCCCATACTGTTGGCATCAGTCCTGGTGCACAGATAGTGGAG GTGAAGTATGAGCAGAACCAGAAGGCTCTGAAGATGGTGCTGGAGGATTCCACTTTAGAGGAAGCTATGTGGGCTCTTGGCCAAATCACAGGCCTCTGTCACCTCTCCCTGCGGCCCAAGCAAGATG ATTatgagatgctgctgcagcagctgcagagctgtgagacgGCATCCGGAGACTCCTTTTACGTACGTGTCAACATGTCCCTCCCCGCCGGCCCCAACGGAACCCTGGCCGTGTCCTGCAACGACATCCTTCATGTGACCAACACGCGACCCGCTGGCACTGAGGATTCATGGCACGCCAGCCAAGTTCACCCCTGTCAGCTACTAGACCTCCAGAGTGGAACTGTACCCAACTATTACAG GGCACAGCGACTTCTGATTCGGGCAATTGAAGACATGAGCTTTCAAGCAAAGAAGTCTCAGAAG GTGTGGCGTGTGGTGGCGCAGAATAAGGAGAAAGCAGTGAGGATTGTCAGCACCGGGCGCCAGGGCAGGAACCCACTGTGGGTCAGTGTGGAGAATGAAAAGACCAAGAGCACAGACTCAG GTGACACATCTGCAGCCAAAAGTTGTATATCCCTCATGCCCTACACCCTGGTCACCCCCCACTACCCACCCATCTGCAGGcctgtcctgctgctgcccacCATCCTGGGACGCATCCTGGACAAGAAGTTGGCAGGCTGGCAAGGCTTTCAGCTCTGTGAGCCTG AGGTGCTGAGCTCCAGTGAGCATGCAGCCCAGCTGCAGAGGTCCGAGATCCTGGAGGAGTGTGAGCAGGGAAGGAGCTGTTGCTACACCCTGCGGAGTGTTGAGAAAGTCATGAAGAAG GGGATCCACTGTGTGCTGCCGTTGGGGCTGGACTGTGTACGCCGGCTGCACCGGGCTGAGATCTTCCctatcatcatcttcattggCCAGACTGCACGGAGTGCTCGCAAAGTGAG